The bacterium genome has a window encoding:
- the glgA gene encoding glycogen synthase GlgA, protein MQKKLKILICASEAVPFVKTGGLADVVGTLPKELANLGHDVRVVIPRYYSIDKQKYGLKEIPGALGTPLGALGEIWCSVFESKLPETDVPVYFIEHEGYFGRKGIYNDDNGQGFMDNDNRFAFFSKACLQLCKKLDFYPDVIQANDWQTAAIPVFLNTDYKNDKLGKASSILTIHNMQYQGEFYEGLMDVLGIGWEHFNFLELEFDNKVNLMKGGIYHSTLLTTVSEGYAREIQTPEYGWGLEGVVKERSADLYGILNGCDYDEWNPETDKFIKKNYSINDLSGKQECKRDLQKTFNLPVRDDVPVFGIVSRMVRQKGVDILAETIYKLFDFEAQFVLLGDGEIWSHFYFGDAAHKLPDKMGCYFGYNNKLAHKIEAGADFFLMPSKFEPCGLNQIYSLRYGTLPLVRATGGLNDTVENFDEKTLEGTGFKFDDLNSESLFNTVGWAVYTYYNNKNAMKRLIENAMKKRFTWEESAKKYVEVYELAINKRQKVFF, encoded by the coding sequence ATGCAGAAAAAATTAAAAATTTTAATATGTGCATCAGAAGCAGTTCCGTTTGTAAAAACAGGCGGACTTGCTGATGTAGTTGGAACTTTGCCGAAAGAACTCGCAAATCTGGGTCATGATGTAAGAGTAGTGATTCCTAGATATTACTCGATTGACAAACAAAAATACGGTTTAAAAGAAATTCCCGGTGCATTAGGAACACCTCTGGGCGCTCTGGGAGAAATCTGGTGCAGTGTCTTTGAATCAAAGCTTCCTGAAACAGATGTACCTGTGTACTTTATTGAACATGAAGGCTATTTTGGAAGAAAAGGCATATATAACGATGATAATGGACAGGGGTTCATGGATAATGACAACAGGTTTGCCTTTTTCTCAAAAGCCTGCCTTCAGCTTTGCAAAAAATTAGATTTTTATCCTGATGTAATTCAGGCTAATGACTGGCAAACAGCCGCAATACCAGTATTTTTAAATACAGATTATAAGAATGATAAACTTGGAAAGGCTTCAAGCATTCTTACAATACACAATATGCAGTATCAAGGCGAGTTTTATGAAGGTCTTATGGATGTTCTCGGCATTGGCTGGGAGCATTTTAATTTTTTGGAACTCGAATTTGACAATAAAGTAAACCTTATGAAAGGCGGAATTTATCATTCAACTTTATTGACAACCGTTAGCGAAGGATACGCACGTGAAATTCAAACTCCTGAATACGGATGGGGTTTAGAAGGAGTAGTCAAAGAGAGATCAGCTGATTTATACGGAATACTAAACGGTTGTGATTACGATGAATGGAATCCTGAAACTGACAAATTTATTAAAAAAAATTATTCAATTAACGATCTTTCAGGCAAGCAAGAATGTAAACGGGACTTGCAAAAAACTTTTAATCTTCCTGTAAGAGACGATGTTCCTGTTTTTGGGATTGTTTCAAGGATGGTAAGGCAAAAAGGCGTTGATATACTTGCTGAAACTATTTATAAACTTTTTGATTTCGAAGCACAGTTTGTATTGCTTGGCGATGGAGAAATCTGGTCACATTTTTATTTTGGAGATGCTGCTCATAAATTACCGGATAAAATGGGTTGTTATTTTGGATATAATAACAAACTTGCGCATAAAATTGAGGCCGGAGCTGATTTTTTCCTGATGCCTTCAAAATTTGAACCCTGCGGATTAAATCAAATATACAGTTTAAGGTATGGAACTCTCCCTTTAGTCAGAGCCACAGGCGGTCTTAATGATACAGTAGAAAATTTTGACGAAAAAACATTGGAAGGTACAGGGTTTAAATTTGATGATTTAAATTCTGAATCACTCTTTAACACAGTTGGATGGGCTGTGTATACTTATTATAATAATAAAAATGCAATGAAACGCCTGATTGAAAACGCAATGAAAAAGCGTTTCACGTGGGAAGAATCTGCAAAAAAATATGTGGAAGTCTACGAACTGGCAATTAATAAAAGACAAAAAGTATTTTTCTAA
- the argF gene encoding ornithine carbamoyltransferase: protein MNLKGRDFLSLLDFDRESLSYLLDLAAKLKQENKLKQTHHILKNKTLAMIFAKPSLRTRVSFEVGIQQLGGSAVVLKQDEINLGVRETIADTARVLSRYVDGVMIRTFAQEDVIEFAKYADVPVINALTDLSHPCQVMADLLTIKEHFGYLENLKLAYVGDGNNMANSLIAGCSIMGMDVSIGCPKDYEPQEEYLAKCRQIAQKSGSQIQITSDQTEAVKNANIAYTDVWASMGQEEETESRRKIFRPYQLNKELLSSASDDVIVLHCLPAHRGEEITADVLEEHASIIFEQAENRLHAQKAIMASIM from the coding sequence ATGAACTTAAAAGGAAGAGATTTTTTGAGCCTGCTTGATTTTGACAGAGAAAGTTTGTCATATTTGCTTGATTTAGCAGCAAAACTCAAACAGGAAAATAAGCTAAAACAAACTCACCATATATTAAAAAATAAAACACTTGCGATGATTTTTGCAAAACCCAGCCTGAGAACAAGAGTAAGCTTTGAAGTAGGGATTCAGCAGCTTGGCGGAAGTGCAGTTGTGCTTAAACAAGATGAAATTAATCTGGGAGTGAGAGAAACAATAGCCGATACGGCTAGAGTTCTTTCGAGATATGTTGATGGAGTAATGATAAGAACTTTTGCACAGGAAGACGTTATAGAATTTGCAAAATATGCTGATGTCCCGGTTATTAATGCACTTACAGATCTTTCTCATCCCTGTCAGGTTATGGCTGATTTACTTACCATAAAAGAGCATTTCGGATATCTGGAAAATCTCAAACTGGCTTATGTAGGCGATGGAAATAATATGGCAAACAGTCTTATAGCGGGCTGCTCAATTATGGGGATGGATGTTTCTATAGGTTGCCCGAAAGATTATGAGCCTCAAGAAGAATATTTGGCAAAGTGTAGACAAATTGCGCAAAAATCCGGCTCGCAAATCCAAATAACTTCAGACCAGACAGAAGCAGTCAAAAATGCCAATATAGCCTATACAGACGTATGGGCAAGCATGGGACAGGAAGAAGAAACAGAATCAAGAAGAAAAATTTTCAGACCTTATCAGTTGAATAAAGAATTACTTTCGAGTGCTTCGGATGATGTAATTGTTCTTCACTGCTTACCTGCGCATAGAGGTGAAGAAATAACGGCAGATGTACTTGAAGAACATGCTTCAATTATTTTTGAACAGGCTGAAAACAGACTTCATGCTCAAAAAGCTATTATGGCTTCAATTATGTAA
- a CDS encoding HAD family hydrolase, protein MSKKEIKLIALDVDGTIMDKNFNISSQVKTAVKKSIEKGIHVLIATGRMYSATVPIAKHLGLKTPLIVYQGSLIQEFYESDKILMHHTVPSDVSLQVIKDLREYGVQINAYLNDKLYIEKESAILVEYAAKRNITLYKVDNFDNIDKFEPTKILGMHYDTDLINKVRNELKEKYKNLINITKSTPNFCEFVNNNCSKANSVLFLAKKWNISQSQIMAIGDQENDLEMLKIAEIGIAMGNGDKGLQDMADYITESVDNNGVAHAIEKFVLD, encoded by the coding sequence ATGTCTAAAAAAGAAATAAAATTAATAGCACTTGATGTAGACGGCACAATAATGGATAAAAACTTTAATATATCAAGTCAAGTTAAAACAGCCGTGAAAAAATCTATCGAAAAAGGTATACATGTACTGATTGCTACAGGCAGAATGTATAGTGCTACAGTTCCCATTGCAAAGCATCTCGGGCTAAAAACACCTCTTATTGTTTATCAGGGCAGTCTTATTCAAGAATTTTACGAGTCCGATAAAATACTTATGCATCATACTGTCCCATCAGATGTTTCTTTGCAGGTAATTAAAGATTTAAGAGAATATGGCGTTCAAATAAATGCTTATTTAAATGACAAACTTTATATTGAAAAAGAATCGGCAATTCTAGTTGAATATGCTGCTAAAAGAAATATTACCCTGTATAAAGTTGATAATTTTGACAATATAGACAAATTTGAGCCAACAAAAATCCTCGGAATGCATTATGATACTGATTTAATCAATAAAGTAAGGAATGAACTCAAAGAAAAATACAAAAATTTAATAAATATCACAAAATCGACTCCAAATTTTTGTGAATTCGTAAACAATAATTGTTCAAAAGCAAATTCTGTCTTATTTTTGGCTAAAAAGTGGAACATTAGCCAATCGCAAATTATGGCGATAGGCGATCAGGAAAACGATTTAGAAATGCTAAAAATTGCAGAAATCGGCATAGCAATGGGAAATGGAGATAAGGGACTTCAGGATATGGCTGATTATATAACTGAATCAGTTGATAATAATGGTGTAGCTCACGCTATAGAAAAGTTTGTACTGGATTAA
- the ispF gene encoding 2-C-methyl-D-erythritol 2,4-cyclodiphosphate synthase: MQYRIGNGYDIHRLVEGRKLVIGGVEIPYKCGLLGHSDADVLIHAIMDAMLGAVSLGDIGTHFPPTDEKYKDISSIELLKTVKKLIKSENYCISNIDAVIQAEKPKMADYITLMREILSEILEITKDKISIKATTMEGLGSIGEGKAIASYAVVLLCKEQLDFTA; the protein is encoded by the coding sequence ATGCAATATAGAATTGGCAACGGTTATGATATACACAGACTTGTTGAGGGCAGAAAATTAGTCATAGGCGGAGTAGAAATACCCTACAAGTGCGGTTTATTGGGACATTCTGATGCTGATGTACTTATACATGCAATTATGGACGCAATGCTGGGAGCTGTATCTCTCGGGGATATAGGGACTCATTTCCCTCCAACTGACGAAAAATACAAAGATATTAGCAGTATTGAACTCTTAAAAACTGTTAAAAAGCTTATAAAATCAGAAAATTATTGCATAAGCAATATAGATGCGGTAATTCAGGCAGAAAAACCCAAAATGGCTGATTATATAACATTAATGAGAGAGATCTTGTCTGAAATTTTAGAGATAACAAAAGATAAAATCTCTATAAAAGCAACTACCATGGAAGGACTTGGATCTATAGGCGAAGGAAAAGCAATTGCTTCTTATGCCGTAGTTTTATTATGTAAAGAACAGCTTGATTTTACTGCATAA